A window of the Eretmochelys imbricata isolate rEreImb1 chromosome 7, rEreImb1.hap1, whole genome shotgun sequence genome harbors these coding sequences:
- the CALHM1 gene encoding calcium homeostasis modulator protein 1: protein MDKFRMIFQFLQANQESFMNGICGIMALASAQMYSAFDFNCPCLPSYNLAYGLGILFVPPLVLFLLGFVMNNNVSVLAEEWKRPTGMRQKDPAVLRYMFCSMAQRAMIAPAVWISVTLLDGKCFMCAFSTSVPVEKLGNGSYTGLSEKEMRRILARIPCKEIYNGQELVAREVVVRYLRCISQALGWSFVLLVTMVAFLVRALRPCFTQAAFLKSKYWSHYIDIERKLFDETCTEHAKTFAKVCIQQFFEAMNKDMGLGHTHSPEVAPSEVGEEKEKLLGITDQGTMNKLLKSWHKCKPPLCLHQEVLQNGNSWVEENQHRNHISLPKSEIVTYYSKV from the exons ATGGACAAGTTCCGAATGATCTTCCAGTTCCTCCAGGCCAATCAGGAATCTTTCATGAATGGCATCTGTGGGATCATGGCCCTGGCCAGCGCCCAGATGTACTCAGCCTTCGATTTCAACTGCCCCTGCCTGCCGAGTTACAACCTGGCATATGGCCTGGGCATCCTGTTCGTGCCCCCCCTGGTCTTGTTCCTCCTGGGCTTTGTGATGAACAACAACGTGTCTGTGCTGGCAGAGGAGTGGAAGAGGCCCACGGGCATGCGGCAGAAGGACCCGGCTGTCCTGCGCTACATGTTCTGCTCCATGGCCCAGCGGGCCATGATCGCACCCGCTGTCTGGATCTCCGTGACACTGCTGGACGGGAAGTGCTTCATGTGCGCGTTCAGCACCTCGGTGCCAGTGGAGAAGCTGGGGAACGGGAGCTACACGGGCCTGTCAGAGAAGGAGATGAGGAGGATACTGGCCCGCATCCCCTGCAAAGAGATCTACAACGGGCAGGAGCTTGTggccagggaggtggtggtgAGATACCTGCGCTGCATCTCACAG gctctgggctggtcCTTCGTGCTGCTGGTGACCATGGTGGCTTTCCTTGTCAGGGCTCTCCGGCCCTGCTTCACTCAAGCTGCCTTCCTGAAGAGCAAGTATTGGTCCCACTACATAGACATTGAGCGCAAGCTGTTCGACGAGACTTGCACGGAGCACGCCAAGACCTTCGCCAAGGTCTGCATCCAGCAGTTCTTTGAGGCCATGAACAAGGACATGGGCCTGGGGCACACCCACTCCCCTGAGGTGGCTCCCTCagaagtgggggaagagaaagagaagctACTGGGCATCACAGACCAGGGGACTATGAACAAGCTCCTGAAGAGCTGGCACAAATGCAAGCCGCCTCTGTGCCTCCATCAGGAGGTGTTACAGAACGGGAACAGCTGGGTAGAGGAAAATCAGCACCGCAATCACATCAGTCTGCCCAAGAGCGAGATTGTCACCTACTATAGTAAAGTGTGA
- the CALHM3 gene encoding calcium homeostasis modulator protein 3: MDRFRMIFQYFQSNSESVMNGICGLLALASVKIYTSFDFNCPCLPKYNTAYGLGIMFLPPMALFLCGLILNRQTLVMLEEWKRPTGGRKKDLAIIRYMCSSIMQRAMIAPIVWIIVTLLDGKCFVCAFSGSIDPEKFVGFANITPTQMQLLLSKVPCKDDELMKNNPARKAVSRYLKCWSQALGWSVVLILIMVAFLARSLRPCFNQAAFLQTQYWSDYIDIEQKIFDETCCEHAQDFAHKCVLHFFESMQEEIKLRRFNAPGEEAEGGEGEEDHLRGITDQEQMNELLKSWHYSKPPLDVSQASQRQQPVGRERPSVPWADSLSNRGNAPQNAKTSRQTEV; the protein is encoded by the exons ATGGATCGGTTCCGGATGATCTTCCAATACTTCCAGTCCAATTCTGAGTCGGTGATGAATGGGATCTGTGGGTTGCTAGCCCTGGCTAGCGTGAAGATATATACTTCCTTTGACTTtaactgcccctgcctgcccaaGTACAACACGGCTTATGGTTTGGGGATCATGTTTCTGCCCCCCATGGCCCTCTTTCTCTGTGGTCTCATTCTCAACAGACAGACTCtggtgatgctggaggagtggaaaAGACCTACTGGGGGCAGAAAGAAGGATCTAGCCATCATCAG GTACATGTGCTCCTCCATCATGCAGCGAGCCATGATTGCTCCCATCGTCTGGATCATAGTCACCCTCCTTGATGGGAAATGCTTCGTCTGTGCTTTCAGTGGCTCCATCGACCCTGAAAAGTTTGTGGGGTTTGCCAACATCACCCCTACCCAGATGCAGCTCTTGCTCTCCAAAGTGCCCTGCAAAGATGACGAGCTCATGAAGAACAACCCTGCCCGGAAGGCGGTCTCCAGATACCTGAAATGCTGGTCACAA GCCCTTGGCTGGAGTGTTGTGTTGATCCTTATCATGGTAGCCTTCCTTGCCCGGTCGCTCAGACCCTGCTTCAACCAGGCTGCCTTCCTGCAGACGCAGTACTGGAGCGACTACATTGACATCGAGCAAAAGATCTTCGACGAAACCTGCTGTGAGCACGCCCAGGACTTCGCCCACAAGTGCGTCCTCCACTTCTTTGAAAGCATGCAGGAGGAAATCAAACTGCGGCGTTTCAATGCGCCCGGGGAGGAAGccgaggggggagaaggggaagaagaTCACCTGCGGGGAATCACAGACCAGGAGCAGATGAACGAGCTCCTGAAATCATGGCACTACAGCAAGCCCCCCCTGGATGTGAGCCAGGCAAGCCAGCGGCAGCAGCCTGTGGGCAGGGAGAGACCGTCCGTGCCCTGGGCGGATAGCTTGAGTAACAGGGGGAATGCACCGCAAAACGCCAAAACCTCCAGACAAACCGAGGTTTAA